The following coding sequences lie in one Cannabis sativa cultivar Pink pepper isolate KNU-18-1 chromosome 5, ASM2916894v1, whole genome shotgun sequence genomic window:
- the LOC115717479 gene encoding uncharacterized protein LOC115717479 → MASSSNPSHIMEELVIEEELEEGLVLQDLGEGGEDEFVYDWRLCLVGRFISTGAIDFPSMQQTLAALWKPGKGVYIKELDVNRFLFQFYHEIDIKRVVAGSPWYFNRKALIISRMKEESNPRCLTLNTLDVWVQLHDLKTGFMTSTVLKAVGNYVGVFVEACPKNFLGVWRDYMRIRVTIDLAKPLKRRMRIRKTGEEWIWITFKYENIPTFCFICGILGHSERFCPKLFETPKHEITKPYGDWMKAPFRRSTKLIGEQWLRNSGHGDTARRTGGGENHGGFHGIEGASITTDFQGANDFSTNHGKGILISDSVDPHFAHSNPIAGTIMTDMVNKAPVIKKGPILVENKKRRTIDEMDQVNGLGSNTELGPETDDDNDQVSMEQDNISSPKNLNGAGLGARARQGL, encoded by the coding sequence ATGGCTTCATCGAGTAATCCTTCTCATATTATGGAAGAATTAGTTATCGAAGAAGAGTTAGAGGAAGGGCTTGTGCTACAGGATCTTGGTGAAGGGGGAGAGGATGAGTTCGTGTATGACTGGAGACTGTGTCTGGTGGGCCGTTTCATCTCAACTGGTGCAATTGATTTCCCATCTATGCAGCAAACACTGGCGGCATTATGGAAACCAGGAAAGGGAGTTTACATTAAGGAGCTTGATGTTAATCgattcctatttcaattttaCCACGAAATAGACATCAAACGTGTTGTGGCTGGTAGTCCTTGGTATTTCAATAGGAAGGCTTTGATCATCTCTCGTATGAAAGAAGAGTCGAATCCACGATGTTTAACTCTAAACACTCTGGATGTATGGGTCCAATTACATGATCTAAAGACTGGTTTTATGACTTCAACAGTGCTAAAGGCTGTTGGCAATTATGTGGGAGTGTTTGTGGAAGCTTGTCCTAAGAATTTTTTGGGTGTATGGCGTGATTACATGAGGATTAGGGTCACCATTGATCTTGCTAAGCCTCTGAAAAGGCGTATGCGTATTCGTAAAACTGGGGAAGAGTGGATATGGATCACTTTCAAGTATGAAAATATACCCACCTTTTGTTTTATCTGTGGTATATTGGGTCATTCGGAACGATTTTGCCCCAAACTGTTCGAGACACCGAAGCATGAGATTACAAAGCCTTATGGAGATTGGATGAAGGCTCCTTTTCGGAGATCGACTAAACTAATCGGGGAGCAGTGGCTGAGAAACAGTGGTCACGGTGATACGGCAAGGAGGACTGGTGGAGGAGAGAATCATGGTGGATTTCATGGAATTGAAGGCGCATCAATCACCACTGATTTCCAGGGTGCTAATGATTTCTCCACAAATCATGGCAAAGGTATCTTAATTTCTGATTCAGTTGACCCACATTTTGCTCATTCTAATCCTATAGCTGGTACAATAATGACTGATATGGTAAATAAGGCTCCAGTAATAAAAAAAGGGCCTATTTTGGTGGAGAATAAGAAGCGTAGGACTATAGATGAAATGGATCAGGTTAATGGTTTGGGCTCTAATACTGAGTTGGGCCCAGAAactgatgatgataatgatcaAGTTAGTATGGAACAAGATAATATCAGTAGCCCAAAAAACTTGAATGGGGCGGGTCTCGGTGCACGGGCCCGCCAAGGATTATGA
- the LOC115717345 gene encoding GDSL esterase/lipase At4g10955: protein MRSMSSPIENFRVSGPSHLTTVDWQNPHHRRAIAASLVEGAYKIERDRQENRQGPQAEAPPYWEFFHFSLNHVLIDNVDHSIFGAIYEYKYPFQLNPQNAPKYVVALRGTLTQPDTRTRDLKLDFQCIFNRIHQSSRVQEATTAIQNLVSVAGAGNVWIVGHSLGSAIGLLAGKNMAKMGLPIETYLFNPPFISAPIERIKEERVRHGIRIAGSVMKAGLNAVVKGRNNNHGESEQQDRDLFSSIAAWFPNLFVNPADHICSGYIGYFEHRKKMEEIGASRIGKLATKSSVESILSGAIGKDSEPYDLLPSAIVNVNLTPASDFRRAHGVEQWWNPNFHYRSLTYQFSH from the exons ATGAGATCCATGTCTTCTCCAATTGAAAATTTCAGAGTTTCAGGACCTTCACACCTTACTACTGTTGACTG gcaaAACCCACATCACAGAAGAGCCATAGCAGCGAGCTTAGTAGAAGGAGCTTACAAAATCGAAAGAGACAGACAAGAGAATCGACAAGGGCCTCAAGCTGAAGCTCCACCATACTGGGAATTCTTCCATTTCAGCTTAAACCATGTTCTCATCGATAATGTTGACCACTCCATTTTTGGTGCCATTTACGAATACAAATACCCATTTCAATTAAATCCCCAAAATGCCCCCAAATACGTCGTCGCTTTACGCGGAACCTTAACCCAACCCGACACCAGAACCAGAGACCTCAAGCTCGATTTCCAATGCATCTTCAACCGAATCCACCAGAGTTCTCGAGTCCAGGAAGCCACGACCGCGATTCAAAATCTGGTTTCCGTTGCCGGGGCGGGAAACGTCTGGATCGTCGGCCACTCGTTGGGATCGGCGATTGGATTACTCGCTGGAAAGAATATGGCCAAGATGGGTTTACCCATCGAGACTTATCTCTTTAATCCGCCATTTATATCAGCTCCGATTGAGCGAATCAAAGAGGAGCGAGTCCGACACGGGATACGAATCGCCGGGAGCGTGATGAAGGCGGGTTTAAACGCCGTCGTTAAAGGACGGAATAACAATCACGGCGAGAGCGAACAGCAGGATCGGGATTTGTTTTCGTCGATCGCGGCTTGGTTCCCGAATCTGTTTGTGAATCCGGCGGATCACATATGCTCTGGGTATATTGGGTATTTTGAGCACCGGAAGAAGATGGAGGAGATCGGAGCTAGTCGGATCGGGAAATTGGCGACCAAGAGTTCTGTGGAGAGTATTTTGTCTGGTGCTATCGGGAAGGATTCTGAACCTTATGATCTACTCCCTTCGGCGATTGTGAATGTTAATCTGACTCCGGCATCGGATTTTCGACGTGCTCATGGGGTTGAACAATGGTGGAACCCTAATTTCCATTATCGTTCTTTAACGTACCAATTCTCTCACTGA